From Paenibacillus sp. FSL R7-0204, a single genomic window includes:
- a CDS encoding AraC family transcriptional regulator, with the protein MEPIFQIEQLRRIGHFNMDTDHFHDFYEIYYLLSGQRHYYIRNGMYALEAGDLVFINKNHLHRTTGGSHLPHERVLISFNDAYLEPVAPGADWMNVFEGGSFLLRPTAHEQGVITDLLQAMQEEQKEGLRWSTEYTRMLLLQLLITLERIRRAKPALVSPEQSEGQRRVYSIIEYLDNHYSERLSLGGIAEQFFISATYLCRIFKQTTGFTIIEYLNYVRIREAKVLLTQTKWPITRVSAETGFESIAHFGRVFKAITRRSPLQYRKQHRG; encoded by the coding sequence GTGGAACCTATCTTTCAGATTGAGCAGCTGCGGCGCATCGGGCATTTCAATATGGACACCGACCATTTCCATGATTTCTACGAAATATATTATCTGTTATCCGGGCAGCGGCACTATTATATCCGGAATGGAATGTACGCGCTGGAGGCCGGAGACCTCGTGTTTATTAACAAAAATCACCTCCACCGCACAACAGGCGGAAGCCATCTGCCGCATGAGCGGGTGCTGATCAGCTTCAATGATGCCTATCTGGAGCCGGTGGCACCCGGGGCAGATTGGATGAATGTGTTCGAAGGGGGGAGCTTCCTGCTGCGGCCCACGGCGCATGAACAGGGAGTCATTACAGATCTGCTCCAGGCGATGCAGGAGGAACAGAAGGAGGGGCTGCGCTGGAGCACTGAATATACAAGGATGCTGCTGCTACAATTGCTGATTACGCTGGAGCGGATAAGGAGGGCGAAGCCCGCCCTGGTCTCCCCGGAGCAGAGCGAGGGGCAGCGCCGGGTGTACAGCATTATCGAATATCTGGACAACCATTACAGCGAGCGGCTGAGTCTTGGGGGGATTGCCGAGCAGTTCTTCATAAGCGCAACGTATCTGTGCCGGATTTTCAAGCAGACGACAGGCTTCACCATCATCGAATACCTTAACTATGTCCGCATCCGTGAGGCGAAGGTACTGCTCACGCAGACGAAGTGGCCGATCACCCGGGTGTCGGCGGAGACGGGATTTGAGAGCATTGCGCATTTCGGGCGGGTGTTCAAGGCGATTACAAGGCGTTCCCCTCTCCAGTACCGCAAGCAGCACAGGGGATGA
- a CDS encoding bZIP transcription factor, which produces MKMKSGGLWLAAAMLAVSVTGCSSDKAGPAPEDLDRLKTEISELQKENKFLKEQNEMLKESLVKPVTAEEEGGSAELVNDGNSPAAPDSGNDHKLIVKGTPLVIEGTGEYTVTKTSFGKKISPSNPGSFYTYYEAKEPGTIYLAITLKVKNLAGEAMDAEDVADVEVTYDNKYKYSTFDTMEEKGGEDFAYTSLSEIEPLKNGTLVFLAEVPDEVKSSGKPLYADFSIGGETYRYTIAK; this is translated from the coding sequence ATGAAAATGAAATCAGGGGGCCTCTGGCTTGCTGCTGCCATGCTTGCCGTATCCGTAACCGGGTGCTCCTCGGACAAGGCGGGTCCCGCACCAGAAGACCTGGACAGGCTGAAGACAGAGATTAGTGAGCTGCAAAAGGAGAACAAATTCCTAAAAGAACAGAATGAGATGTTAAAGGAGAGCCTGGTAAAGCCTGTGACAGCAGAAGAGGAGGGCGGTTCGGCTGAACTTGTAAATGACGGGAACAGCCCGGCAGCGCCGGATTCCGGTAATGACCACAAGCTGATCGTAAAAGGCACGCCGCTGGTTATTGAGGGGACGGGTGAGTATACCGTAACTAAGACTTCTTTTGGCAAAAAGATTAGTCCTTCCAATCCGGGGTCCTTCTACACCTACTATGAAGCCAAGGAACCAGGGACAATCTATCTGGCGATCACCTTGAAGGTGAAGAACCTGGCAGGTGAGGCTATGGATGCAGAGGATGTAGCGGATGTGGAGGTTACCTACGACAACAAATACAAGTATAGTACCTTTGATACCATGGAAGAGAAGGGCGGGGAAGACTTCGCCTATACCAGTCTGTCGGAGATCGAACCACTGAAGAACGGCACGCTGGTGTTCCTGGCCGAGGTGCCTGATGAAGTGAAGTCCAGCGGCAAGCCGCTATATGCCGACTTCAGCATCGGGGGCGAAACCTACCGTTATACCATTGCGAAATAA
- a CDS encoding glycoside hydrolase family 18 protein — MQIHVVQPGQTLYGIAQAYGISTDTITEANQLSAPGRLVAGQALVIPIAGQYYWVQPGDSYYSIAKRFGLKASGLAEVNGLTLNQPLQVGLRLYLPPGPRRQAEVNAYVEPRGESVSEPLQNAAREAAPELTYLAPFSFRIKRDGTLVPPPLDGLASIAAEHQVTLMMVVTNLEDAQFSSELGRIIMNDQEVQDRLLENIIAEAKRLNFRDIHFDLEFLRPEDREAYNTFLRKAAEVIHKEGFLLSTALAPKTSASQVGAWYTAHDYKVHGEVADFVIIMTYEWGYSGGPAMPVSPIGPVRQVLTYAASEMPAGKIMMGQNLYGYDWTLPFVAGGQYAKALSPQAAIDLARNRNAAIQYDYRAEAPHFNYTDDEGRQHKVWFEDARSIQAKFDLIKELRLRGISYWKLGLPFPQNWLLLTDNFKVVKK, encoded by the coding sequence ATGCAAATACATGTAGTGCAGCCGGGCCAGACGCTGTATGGCATTGCGCAGGCCTACGGAATCAGCACAGATACGATAACTGAGGCGAATCAGCTCTCTGCGCCGGGAAGGCTGGTGGCAGGGCAGGCGCTGGTAATTCCGATTGCCGGGCAATATTATTGGGTGCAGCCGGGCGACAGCTACTACAGCATCGCCAAGCGGTTCGGCCTGAAGGCAAGCGGGCTGGCGGAGGTGAACGGGCTGACGCTGAATCAGCCGCTACAAGTCGGGCTCCGGTTGTACCTTCCCCCTGGACCCAGGCGGCAGGCGGAAGTGAACGCTTATGTGGAGCCCCGGGGGGAGAGTGTCTCCGAGCCGCTGCAGAATGCTGCGCGTGAGGCTGCTCCTGAGTTGACGTATCTCGCACCGTTCAGCTTCCGGATCAAGCGGGACGGAACGCTGGTACCGCCGCCTCTGGACGGCCTCGCCTCCATTGCCGCAGAGCATCAGGTGACGCTGATGATGGTCGTGACGAATCTGGAGGATGCCCAGTTCAGCTCGGAGCTCGGGCGCATCATTATGAATGATCAGGAGGTCCAGGACCGGCTGCTTGAGAACATCATTGCGGAAGCGAAGCGGCTGAACTTCCGGGATATCCACTTTGATCTGGAGTTTCTCCGGCCGGAGGACCGTGAAGCATACAATACTTTTCTGCGGAAAGCGGCAGAGGTCATTCACAAGGAGGGCTTCCTGTTGTCCACCGCCCTTGCCCCCAAGACTAGCGCGTCACAGGTTGGGGCCTGGTATACCGCGCATGACTACAAGGTCCACGGTGAGGTGGCCGACTTCGTCATTATTATGACGTATGAATGGGGCTACAGCGGGGGACCGGCGATGCCTGTCTCGCCCATCGGGCCTGTCCGTCAGGTGTTGACCTATGCAGCAAGCGAGATGCCAGCCGGTAAAATCATGATGGGCCAGAATCTGTACGGTTATGATTGGACGTTACCTTTTGTAGCGGGCGGGCAATATGCCAAAGCGCTCAGCCCGCAGGCGGCCATTGATCTGGCAAGGAACAGGAATGCGGCCATTCAATATGACTATAGAGCAGAGGCACCGCATTTCAATTACACCGATGACGAGGGGCGGCAGCATAAGGTATGGTTTGAGGATGCCCGCTCGATTCAGGCCAAGTTCGATCTGATCAAGGAGCTCAGGCTGCGGGGCATCAGCTACTGGAAGCTGGGCCTGCCTTTTCCGCAGAATTGGCTGCTGCTTACGGATAACTTCAAGGTGGTTAAAAAATAG
- a CDS encoding N-acetylglucosamine kinase, translating into MAYYMGIDGGGSKTYALICDEQGRILGKGRSGNGNHQISVQQAEASIREAAFGALAEAGLRLDQLRHAYLGLAGADRQTDYNILHPMIRRIGFTQHTISADTMIGLRAGTDRPCGVALICGTGTNAAGLSPQGRHFQCGGFDYMYGDFGGGGALNIEVFRTVIRAWDGREIPTLLTEPLLRLLGYEQVDDMYDDFLDHGKQVPLDAARLLFPAAAEGDAPALAILNRQGVELGKAAAAVIHRLGMENDEFDVVLAGSLLTRGDRGWIRGPIEQAVHEAAPGASVVTLSTEPVVGALWSALEQDGITVSQAMYETMRAYQDFELIPTTTRQE; encoded by the coding sequence TTGGCTTATTATATGGGAATCGACGGGGGCGGCAGCAAAACCTACGCCCTCATATGCGATGAACAAGGCCGCATCCTCGGCAAAGGCCGGAGCGGCAATGGCAATCACCAGATCAGCGTACAGCAGGCGGAAGCAAGCATCCGCGAAGCAGCCTTCGGCGCGCTGGCCGAAGCCGGGCTCCGGCTGGACCAGCTCCGCCATGCCTACCTCGGGCTGGCCGGGGCGGACCGCCAGACCGATTATAATATTCTTCATCCGATGATCCGCCGGATCGGTTTCACGCAGCACACGATCAGCGCCGATACGATGATCGGCCTGCGGGCGGGGACGGACCGCCCCTGCGGCGTAGCCCTGATCTGCGGCACCGGCACTAATGCGGCAGGCCTGAGTCCGCAGGGCCGACACTTTCAGTGCGGCGGCTTCGATTATATGTACGGCGATTTCGGCGGCGGCGGCGCGCTGAACATCGAGGTGTTCCGCACAGTCATCCGGGCCTGGGATGGCCGCGAGATCCCCACGCTGCTAACGGAGCCGCTCCTCAGGCTGCTAGGCTATGAGCAGGTGGACGATATGTACGATGACTTCCTGGATCACGGGAAGCAGGTACCGCTGGATGCGGCCCGCCTACTCTTCCCGGCAGCGGCTGAGGGCGATGCCCCAGCGCTTGCAATCCTGAACCGCCAAGGCGTAGAGCTGGGCAAGGCCGCGGCGGCCGTCATTCATCGTCTCGGCATGGAGAACGATGAATTCGATGTGGTGCTGGCCGGAAGCCTGCTGACCCGGGGCGACCGGGGCTGGATTCGCGGGCCGATTGAGCAGGCAGTACATGAAGCGGCACCAGGCGCGTCAGTAGTCACCCTCTCCACCGAGCCCGTGGTCGGCGCTCTCTGGTCTGCGCTGGAGCAGGACGGGATCACCGTCAGCCAGGCTATGTATGAGACGATGCGTGCTTACCAGGATTTCGAGCTTATTCCCACTACCACCAGACAGGAGTGA
- a CDS encoding 6-phospho-beta-glucosidase translates to MTANQGLKIAVIGGGSSYTPELVEGFILHHKELPVRELWLVDIEAGLHKLNIVGALAKRMVEKSGLPIEVHLTTDRREAIAGADFVSTQIRVGMLDARARDESIPLKYGVIGQETTGPGGMLKALRTIPVILGICRDIEELAPDAWLLNFTNPAGMVTEAVLRYSKVKSIGLCNAPIGLIKQVSAKYSAAPDRIYAEFVGLNHLHWITRIDVEGEDKLQEMLEDTAVYSAKNVPAREWNPEFLQSLHALPSYYLKYFYMTDAMLAEQQEAAAQGGNRAEVVKRVEEELFAIYSDLALNEKPKQLEQRGGAFYSEAAVNLMRSLYNGTNDIQTLNVANRGILDFLPDDASIEVNCVVTKTGPLPLPLTRIPPMAKGLIHAVKVYEQLAIDAAVTGDRSLAIQALAHHPLVPSVEVAIVMLDEMLEANREYLPAFFGQD, encoded by the coding sequence TTGACAGCGAACCAAGGTCTTAAGATTGCCGTCATCGGCGGAGGGTCTTCTTATACCCCCGAACTGGTAGAAGGCTTCATTCTGCATCATAAGGAGCTTCCTGTCCGGGAGCTGTGGCTTGTAGACATTGAGGCTGGTCTGCATAAGCTGAACATCGTAGGCGCTCTGGCGAAGCGTATGGTGGAGAAGTCCGGCCTTCCGATCGAGGTCCATCTTACCACGGACCGCCGCGAGGCCATTGCCGGTGCGGACTTTGTCAGCACGCAGATCCGTGTCGGGATGCTGGATGCCCGTGCCCGTGACGAGTCGATTCCGCTGAAATACGGCGTGATCGGCCAAGAGACGACCGGCCCCGGCGGTATGCTGAAGGCGCTGCGCACCATCCCGGTTATCCTCGGCATCTGCCGCGATATCGAGGAGCTGGCACCGGACGCCTGGCTGCTCAACTTCACCAATCCCGCTGGCATGGTCACCGAAGCCGTGCTGCGGTACTCCAAGGTGAAGAGTATCGGTCTCTGCAATGCCCCGATTGGCCTGATCAAGCAGGTGTCGGCCAAATACAGCGCCGCACCGGACCGGATCTACGCCGAGTTCGTCGGCCTGAATCACCTGCACTGGATTACCCGCATTGATGTGGAGGGGGAAGACAAGCTGCAGGAGATGCTGGAGGATACCGCAGTCTACAGTGCGAAGAATGTTCCGGCACGCGAATGGAACCCGGAGTTCCTGCAATCGCTGCACGCCTTGCCTTCGTATTATCTGAAGTACTTCTACATGACCGATGCGATGCTCGCGGAGCAGCAGGAAGCCGCAGCGCAAGGCGGGAACCGTGCCGAAGTCGTCAAGCGTGTGGAGGAGGAGCTGTTCGCTATCTACAGCGACCTTGCGCTGAATGAGAAGCCGAAGCAGCTGGAGCAGCGCGGCGGAGCCTTTTATTCCGAAGCGGCCGTGAACCTGATGCGCTCGCTCTATAACGGGACCAATGACATCCAGACGCTGAATGTAGCGAACCGGGGCATCCTTGACTTCCTGCCGGACGATGCCAGCATCGAGGTGAACTGCGTCGTCACGAAGACTGGCCCCCTCCCGCTGCCGCTGACCCGGATTCCGCCGATGGCCAAGGGACTGATTCATGCCGTCAAAGTCTACGAGCAGCTCGCCATCGACGCCGCCGTCACCGGAGACCGCAGCCTGGCGATCCAGGCGCTGGCCCATCACCCGCTCGTCCCTTCCGTGGAAGTAGCGATCGTCATGCTGGATGAGATGCTGGAGGCGAACAGGGAGTATCTGCCGGCTTTTTTCGGGCAGGACTAA
- a CDS encoding helix-turn-helix domain-containing protein, with protein sequence MIVSEKVGKRIATLRKTKGLSQEQLAELLHVSAQAVSKWETGKSLPETATLPLLSAALNHSIDSILLPQELVVLSAIYTDGQQELDVTQLVNQFVASDRLSLIPGEHLFPHSWNDGRLKLLLVTYETPDGMYSTFVLKDQLLKIDIHSNGYVSSSNELQIIAAHYGNEQAHRSVADKMKHYEHFRWTQFTATHELFPSLVDCGGQDYLLLVYLNAEGIHAISCAEGEQIHYSQDRCHFYQTRSSRDQCIIEGIPRLGFGQGQDCSWAGAMMLALTARGIETTYEQVMGYSGACWRVAFEPVWDYSSADALVVYDYSIPACKAYGLIAHRANRLEPQQRTAEKLAILEDIRQGRLPLAINLRVAPEWGVITGYLAEGDVLLCRSYFDDETFSELEVDPEFQAHMRISQGYLHVDQWPYRLIRLSDQSEAPSALENLYASLRVKLESMKAEAIANNGTYAVGYKALELWREGLLDQPWYTAADEEAFSRRLSVNHFCMMALADARRCAAAYLRNSLPLVYDPQQQAALEEMAALYEAMAALLEDLYEALPDPAVLRKKGASSRLSWTSRQRGQQAELLTRIASMEHRGDTLAQTVLSLA encoded by the coding sequence ATGATCGTTAGCGAAAAAGTTGGTAAACGGATTGCTACCCTCCGCAAAACAAAAGGCTTGTCACAGGAACAATTAGCGGAACTGCTCCATGTCAGCGCCCAAGCAGTATCCAAATGGGAGACCGGCAAGTCTCTGCCGGAAACAGCCACACTTCCCTTGCTATCCGCCGCATTAAATCACTCGATTGACAGCATTCTGCTGCCCCAGGAGCTCGTGGTGCTCTCTGCGATCTATACGGATGGACAGCAGGAGCTGGATGTTACCCAGCTTGTGAACCAGTTCGTAGCCTCAGACCGCTTAAGCTTAATTCCTGGGGAGCACCTCTTTCCCCACTCATGGAATGACGGCCGCCTGAAGCTGCTGCTTGTCACCTATGAGACCCCTGACGGCATGTACTCGACCTTTGTGCTGAAGGACCAGTTGCTTAAGATAGACATCCATTCGAACGGATATGTCTCAAGCAGTAATGAGCTGCAGATTATTGCTGCGCATTATGGGAATGAACAGGCACACCGCAGCGTTGCGGACAAAATGAAGCATTATGAGCATTTCCGCTGGACTCAGTTCACCGCCACACATGAGCTGTTTCCCAGTCTAGTCGACTGCGGGGGTCAGGACTACCTGCTGCTGGTCTACCTGAATGCCGAAGGTATTCATGCCATAAGCTGTGCGGAAGGTGAACAGATTCATTACAGCCAGGACCGCTGCCATTTCTATCAGACCCGCTCCTCCCGGGATCAATGCATCATTGAAGGGATTCCGCGGCTGGGCTTCGGGCAGGGTCAGGATTGCTCCTGGGCAGGAGCCATGATGCTCGCTCTTACCGCCAGAGGCATAGAGACCACCTATGAGCAGGTGATGGGCTATTCGGGAGCCTGCTGGAGAGTGGCTTTTGAACCGGTATGGGACTACAGTTCTGCAGATGCCCTCGTCGTCTATGACTACTCCATCCCCGCCTGTAAGGCTTATGGACTTATTGCCCACCGGGCCAACCGCTTAGAGCCGCAGCAGCGCACAGCCGAGAAGCTGGCGATTCTGGAAGATATCCGCCAAGGCAGACTGCCCCTTGCCATTAACCTCAGGGTAGCGCCGGAGTGGGGAGTCATTACAGGATATCTGGCGGAGGGGGATGTGCTGCTGTGCCGCAGTTATTTTGACGATGAGACCTTCAGTGAGCTTGAAGTTGATCCTGAATTCCAGGCTCATATGAGGATAAGTCAAGGATATCTCCATGTGGATCAATGGCCTTACCGGTTGATTCGCCTTAGCGATCAGTCAGAAGCCCCGTCTGCGCTTGAGAATCTGTATGCATCGCTCCGCGTTAAGCTGGAATCTATGAAGGCTGAGGCCATAGCCAACAACGGCACTTATGCTGTAGGATACAAAGCGCTGGAGCTATGGAGAGAGGGGCTCCTGGATCAACCATGGTATACCGCAGCGGACGAAGAAGCCTTCAGCCGCAGGTTATCAGTCAATCACTTCTGCATGATGGCCCTGGCAGATGCCCGCCGCTGCGCCGCCGCCTACTTGCGCAACTCTCTGCCGCTGGTGTATGACCCGCAACAACAGGCAGCCTTGGAAGAGATGGCTGCATTGTATGAAGCAATGGCAGCTTTGCTGGAAGACTTATATGAGGCGTTACCCGACCCTGCTGTCCTCCGAAAGAAAGGCGCCTCCTCCAGACTCAGCTGGACCTCCCGGCAACGCGGGCAGCAGGCGGAATTACTGACGCGGATAGCCTCAATGGAGCACCGGGGAGATACTCTTGCACAAACGGTGCTGAGCCTCGCCTAA
- a CDS encoding AraC family transcriptional regulator: MYEWNEMVQRMIDWVEEDLAASPTLLEMSRHLGYSPYYCTRQFHALTGMTLRDYVWQRRIGRAALELRDTDARILDIAVKFGFSSQEAFTRAFLRAFKLTPHAYRQAPQPIPLAIRAEVFSPYHYLIRERDRMRKVHLQEAEIKLEWIPAHKFIGIRDIGSNNYGGFWENGHDCDEVSGTLESMSHLKLPGQLGQTAGWFYQEGRKGYLYGILVAADYDGAVPEGMECWDIPESEYLVFFHPPFDYLQDNGQVMRIVEEVAWNYDPAVMGYMWDEEEKQDYQRHFPEGYGYAVLRPVRKLV; this comes from the coding sequence ATGTACGAATGGAATGAGATGGTTCAGCGCATGATTGACTGGGTGGAGGAGGATCTTGCGGCTTCGCCTACGCTGCTGGAGATGTCGAGACATTTAGGGTATTCGCCGTATTACTGCACCAGGCAATTTCATGCGCTGACCGGGATGACGCTGCGGGACTATGTCTGGCAGCGCCGGATTGGCCGGGCGGCACTGGAGCTTAGGGACACGGATGCGCGAATTCTTGATATTGCCGTGAAGTTCGGATTTTCCTCCCAGGAGGCGTTCACGCGGGCTTTTCTCAGAGCCTTCAAGCTCACTCCACATGCCTACCGCCAGGCTCCACAGCCGATCCCGCTTGCCATTCGTGCCGAGGTGTTCTCTCCTTATCATTATCTGATCAGGGAGCGGGATAGAATGAGAAAGGTACATTTGCAGGAAGCTGAGATTAAGCTTGAGTGGATACCGGCGCATAAGTTTATCGGCATCCGCGATATCGGCTCTAACAATTACGGAGGATTCTGGGAGAATGGGCATGACTGCGATGAGGTCTCCGGAACTCTGGAGAGTATGTCGCACCTTAAGCTTCCTGGTCAACTGGGCCAGACGGCAGGCTGGTTCTATCAGGAGGGGCGCAAAGGCTATCTGTATGGTATCCTTGTCGCGGCTGACTATGACGGGGCGGTTCCGGAGGGCATGGAGTGTTGGGATATCCCGGAATCGGAGTATCTGGTCTTTTTTCATCCGCCCTTTGATTACTTGCAGGATAATGGGCAGGTAATGCGTATCGTTGAAGAAGTGGCCTGGAATTATGATCCTGCGGTTATGGGCTATATGTGGGACGAAGAGGAGAAACAGGATTATCAGCGGCATTTCCCGGAGGGTTACGGGTATGCGGTGCTGCGGCCGGTCCGTAAGTTAGTTTAA
- a CDS encoding GNAT family N-acetyltransferase, producing MTDIGKLAAFICARNTGDQQCGYVGSTLDDVMYDLSNGMEEASLVLYEGERITGAIILDIYDVGGGQEDIEVWGPYYSAHPEEELQLLFNYLSETAQAEAIRYVHLFISDDNTALIEYVARYRAEKVNTHYHYSIAMASAPDSRRHMHPGLSLLPITEPASRWTGEILDLHNQQFQGAILTPEEITAEIEDNSNSEYDVHAVLNEGLFTGYIIVRKNARTGTLHLEYLCTRPEERSRGIGRQLIACLAEKYKALGYSGISLVVGEENTAAIRFYDKNGFTRDRVMRHILIGGGMF from the coding sequence TTGACCGATATCGGGAAGTTAGCGGCGTTCATCTGCGCCCGCAATACAGGAGACCAGCAGTGCGGGTATGTAGGCAGTACGCTGGATGATGTTATGTATGACCTTAGTAATGGTATGGAGGAAGCCAGTCTGGTGCTGTATGAAGGAGAACGTATTACTGGTGCGATTATCCTGGACATCTATGATGTTGGGGGCGGGCAAGAGGATATTGAGGTATGGGGCCCTTATTATTCAGCTCACCCTGAAGAAGAGCTCCAGCTCTTATTCAACTATCTGAGTGAGACCGCTCAAGCTGAAGCTATAAGGTACGTCCATCTTTTTATTAGTGATGATAATACTGCGCTCATTGAATATGTTGCCCGCTATCGGGCCGAGAAAGTGAACACGCACTACCACTACTCGATCGCTATGGCATCAGCGCCTGACAGCCGCCGCCACATGCACCCTGGCTTGTCCCTGCTGCCCATCACAGAACCTGCCTCCAGGTGGACCGGGGAGATTCTCGATCTGCATAATCAGCAATTTCAAGGTGCAATTCTCACCCCGGAGGAGATTACTGCAGAGATAGAAGACAACAGCAATAGTGAATATGACGTTCACGCTGTCCTTAACGAGGGCCTATTCACCGGATACATAATCGTTAGAAAAAATGCGCGGACCGGCACCCTTCATCTGGAGTACCTGTGTACCCGGCCCGAAGAGAGAAGCCGGGGCATAGGCAGGCAACTGATTGCCTGTCTGGCAGAGAAATACAAAGCGCTGGGTTATTCGGGTATCAGTTTGGTTGTCGGTGAAGAGAATACAGCCGCCATCCGCTTCTACGACAAGAACGGGTTCACCAGGGACCGTGTCATGAGGCATATCCTTATCGGGGGCGGGATGTTCTAA
- a CDS encoding Gfo/Idh/MocA family protein, giving the protein MSKKKYALVGTGGRAEFFYGAIVTAYNETSELVAFCDVNQTRMNFANHMLTDKYHYHEVPTYKAEDFDRMITETRPDFVLVTTIDRTHHKYIIRAMELGCDVISEKPMTIDEEKCREIFDAIEHTGRNLRVTFNYRYAPHNTKIREVIMDGVLGEILSVNFEWLLNTQHGADYFRRWHRDKRNSGGLLVHKSTHHFDLMNFWLGSQPDTVFAMGDLRFYGRENAEKRGITEFYQRAYGSKAAENDPFALHLDRNEHLKSMYLDAEHEDGYQRDQSVFGDNISIEDTMNVMVKYKNKTVMNYSLNAYMPWEGFIIVFNGTQGRMEVRITEQSYVNSGGKKENEGALEGVSIMIYPHFKEPYSVEFESSSGGHGGGDPVLLSDIFDKKQEDRFNRAASHKDGAMSIMTGIAANRSMKTGQSVRIADLWQG; this is encoded by the coding sequence TTGTCCAAAAAGAAATATGCACTTGTCGGCACCGGCGGCCGGGCTGAATTTTTCTATGGCGCCATTGTTACCGCTTACAACGAAACCTCCGAGCTGGTGGCCTTCTGCGATGTCAATCAGACGCGGATGAATTTCGCCAATCATATGCTTACAGACAAATACCATTACCATGAGGTCCCTACGTACAAGGCAGAAGACTTCGACCGGATGATCACCGAGACCCGGCCCGACTTCGTGCTGGTGACTACGATTGACCGGACGCATCACAAGTATATCATCCGCGCGATGGAGCTGGGCTGTGATGTCATTTCCGAGAAGCCGATGACGATTGACGAGGAGAAATGCCGGGAGATCTTCGATGCGATTGAGCATACCGGCCGGAATCTGCGGGTAACCTTCAACTACCGCTATGCGCCGCATAACACGAAGATTCGTGAGGTCATTATGGATGGCGTGCTGGGCGAAATTCTGTCCGTGAACTTCGAGTGGCTGCTGAATACCCAGCATGGAGCGGACTATTTCCGCAGATGGCACCGCGACAAGCGGAACAGCGGCGGCCTGCTGGTGCATAAATCGACGCATCACTTCGACCTGATGAACTTCTGGCTGGGGTCGCAGCCGGACACGGTTTTTGCCATGGGGGACCTGCGCTTCTACGGCAGAGAGAATGCCGAGAAACGGGGCATTACCGAGTTCTATCAGCGTGCCTACGGCAGCAAGGCTGCCGAGAACGACCCGTTCGCGCTACACCTGGACCGTAATGAACACCTGAAGAGCATGTACCTGGATGCCGAGCACGAGGACGGGTACCAGCGCGACCAGAGTGTGTTCGGGGACAATATCAGCATCGAGGACACTATGAACGTCATGGTCAAGTACAAGAACAAGACTGTCATGAACTATTCGCTTAACGCATATATGCCGTGGGAGGGCTTCATCATCGTGTTCAATGGTACACAGGGCCGGATGGAGGTGCGGATTACTGAGCAGTCCTACGTCAATTCCGGCGGCAAAAAAGAAAACGAAGGCGCGTTGGAAGGTGTCAGCATTATGATCTATCCGCACTTCAAGGAGCCTTACAGCGTGGAGTTCGAGAGCAGCAGTGGCGGACATGGCGGCGGCGATCCGGTGCTGCTGAGCGATATTTTTGATAAAAAGCAGGAGGACCGCTTCAACCGCGCAGCTTCGCACAAGGACGGCGCGATGTCCATTATGACCGGCATTGCTGCCAACCGCTCCATGAAAACCGGCCAGTCGGTGCGGATTGCTGACCTCTGGCAGGGATAA